ATGGTGCGCGACAGCATTCTGGGTGGGGCGGATTTTGGCGAAATGGCCATGAAGTTTTCCACCGATCCTTCGGCCCAGGATAACCAGGGTGATCTCGGATATTTTACTGCGCTGCAAATGATCTATCCTTTTGAAAATGCCGTATACCGGCAGGATACGGGCGAAATTAGCCAGCCCGTAAGGACGCAGTTTGGCTACCACTTGATAGAGGTGCTGGACAAGCGGACTTCCCGTGGCGAGCGGCAGGTGGCGCACCTGATGGTGAGACCGGAAGCCGGAGTTTCCGAAGCTAAGGGTGCAGGTGGCCGCCAGAAAATTGACAGCCTCTATGAGCAACTTCAGCAGGGCGCCAGTTTCGAGCAGCTTGTGCGCGATTTTTCTGATGACCCAAGTACAAAAGCCCAGGGAGGCAAGCTTCCGAAGTTCGCAACCCATTCCCGTTTTCTGCCAGCGGAATTTATTGAGGAAGCTTTCAGGATCAGAAATATTGGGGATTATACCCGCCCGATCGAAACGCGCTATGGCTGGCATATCATCAAGCTGCTGGATACTTTCAACGTTCGGAACCGCGAAGAGATGGAGGAGGAATTGCGCACCAAGATCGCCCGCGATGCCCGCTCCGAACTGAGCGAGGAAGCTGCCCTGGCACAGATACGCCAGGAAAATAAATTTAAGGAAAGACAGAAACACCTGAAGCCGGCCCGGGAGCAGATTGACAGTACACTGCTTTCTGGCGAGCTGGTTATTGATGAGGAAAACCTGCCGAAAAATAAATGGGTGGTAAAAATGGGTAAAGAGAAATTTTATCCTTCGGATTTTATCAGGTGGCTGGAAGAAAATCAGGAACCCAATAAATATAAATATCTGCCCTTCGCTATCGATCAATATTACAGCGACTGGAAGGATGAAACGGTGGTGGACTACCAGATCCGCCATCTGGAGGAGAATCATGCCGAATACAGGAACCTGCTGAAGGAATACAAAGAGGGGATCCTGCTTTTTGACGTTACTGATAAGATGGTATGGTCAAAGGCAATGACTGATACAGCCGGACTGGAGGCGTTTTTTGAGCGCAACCAATCTGACTATACCTGGCAGCAACGCGTGGAGGCGGAAGTCTACTCACCCAAAAACAAAGCGATCGCAACCCAGGTGAAGGAGATGCTCGCAGAGGGCATACCTCCGGATTCGCTAACGGGATTGCTGAACCTGGAAGATCCGATTAACCTTGGATACACCTATGGCAAATTTGAGCAGGGCGACAATGAAGTGGTTGACAAGGTGCAGTGGACAAAGGGCGTTCATGAAACGGAGGAAGATGGCAAGCACTATATCGTTAGAATTCAGGAGGTTTTGCCACCACAGCCAAAGGAACTCAAAGAGATACGGGGAATGGTTATTGCCGATTACCAGGACTTTTTAGAAGAGCAATGGATCCAGGAATTAAAACAGAAATACCCCGTTACCATAAATGAAAAGGTTCTCAGCAAACTCTTTTAAAATATTCTTTCTGTTCATTGTTTTTCCGGTTTTCAATGCCTGCCAGTTTTTTGATAATAACGAAGAGGAAAGGATTCCTGTGGCACGGGTTTATGACGAATATCTTTATGAAGATGATCTTGCTCCCATATTTGAAAGTGCGGCTACTTATGACGACAGCATGATGCTCCGCCAGAATTTTATTAATAATTGGATTAGGAAACAACTTCTCTTTCAGAAGGCGCTGGATAACCTCACGGAAGAACAAAAGAACAAGGACAAGGAACTGGCAGATTATTATAATTCGCTTATAACGTATGAATACCGGCAGGCCCTGCTTCATCAGCGGCTGGATACGGTGGTAACCCGGGAGGAGATTGAAGAATACTTTCACCAGAACGAAAAAAATTTCCAGCTTAAGCGTAACATCATCCGGTTCATTTACGTAAAGCTTCCGAGAGAGGCGCCAAAGCTGGATCATGTCAGGCAATGGTACAGTTCAGCCAGAACTGAAGATCTGGATTCACTTCAGAAGTATGCTATCCAGTTTGCAGAGAATTTTTCAATTGATGAGAATAGCTGGTATTTTCTGGAAGATATTTTAAAGGAGGTTCCACTTACCACTTATGACCAGGAACATTTTTTAAAAAACAATAAAACAATTGAAATTGAAGATTCTGCTTATTATTATTTAGTAAATATCCTGGATTTCAGAATGGTGGAAGATCTTTCACCAATTGAATTTGAAGTGGAAAATATCCGCAGGATCATCATTAACCGAAGGGGTATGAATATGGTGAGAAAAATGGAGGATGATATTTTCAAAGAAGGAGGAGCAGAAAACAATTATGAAATATATTAAAATGAAAAAAACAGGTTTGATCGGGCTGTTGCTGATAATATCTTCAGTTGCCTTTGCACAGGAAAAGCCGCGCAAAGGAGAAGTGCTGGACAAAGTAATTGCAGTGGTGGGTACGGAGTTGATCCTGAAATCGGACATAGAGGCGCAGATGCACCAGGTGGAGTTGCCGGAAGGACTTACTGAGGGCGAGGCTCGCTGCCAGCTTTTAAATGATCTGATGCAGCAGAAAATGCTCCTGAACCGTGCGAATATTGATAGCCTTGAGGTGAGCGAAGAGCAGGTTTCGGATGAAATCAATGACCGCATCAACTACTTCGTTTCGCAAATCGGAAGCGAGAGTGCACTGGAAGAATATTATGGAAAGTCAATTCCTGAGATAAGAGAGGAATTCTATGATCCCATTCACGAGCAGCTCCTTATACAAATGATGCAGCAGAAGGTGATCGCCAACACCCGCATTACGCCTTCAGAGGTAAAAGCTTTTTACAACAATTTACCAAAAGACAGTTTGCCTTTTCTTAGTGCTACGGTTGAAGCCGGTGAGTTGGTTCGCTATCCTGAACCCACTGCAGCGGAGAAGGAAGCCGCCAAAAATCGCCTGCAGGAGCTCAGAGACCGGATCGTGAAAGGCGAGAGTTTTGAAACGCTGGCCGTTTTGTATTCTGATGATGACGGTACAGCCGCTAAAAAAGGCGTGGTAGGGGCCGTAAAACGTGATGATCTGCAACCGGAATATTCAGCCGTGGCATTCCGGCTTTCTAAGGATTCGGTGTCTCAGATCGTGGAAACGCAGTATGGCTACCATATCATCCAGCTTATTGAGCGCAGGGGCGATATTATCAACACGCGGCATATTCTTATCAGGCCGAAGATAACGGAGGAGGCGAGAGAAAAAACCCGGCAATTCCTTGACAGCATCCGTCACCAGATCGTGCATGATACGCTCACGTTTGCACAGGCCGCTACTTTGTATTCGCAGCGGTCAGAGACGCGCAACAATGCGGGAATGCTGTCCGACCCTGCCAGCGGAGCCTCCAGGCTTCCCGTTGACAAGCTGGACAAATCCCTCTTCAACGTGGTGGATACAATGAAGGCGGGAGAGGTTTCAAAGCCTGTAGCCTATCAAACCG
The DNA window shown above is from Bacteroidia bacterium and carries:
- a CDS encoding peptidylprolyl isomerase, whose amino-acid sequence is MKNWTAIAAMALICFAAHAQKEQVLFTVADDTVTKAEFEYIYRKNNAQVEDAYSDEKIREYLDLYTNFKLKVKAAKDQGIDTSATFLKEFEGYREQLIKPYLTDRTVTEELLNEAYERSMYEVRARHILIGVAPDAPPADTLKAYRTITMVRDSILGGADFGEMAMKFSTDPSAQDNQGDLGYFTALQMIYPFENAVYRQDTGEISQPVRTQFGYHLIEVLDKRTSRGERQVAHLMVRPEAGVSEAKGAGGRQKIDSLYEQLQQGASFEQLVRDFSDDPSTKAQGGKLPKFATHSRFLPAEFIEEAFRIRNIGDYTRPIETRYGWHIIKLLDTFNVRNREEMEEELRTKIARDARSELSEEAALAQIRQENKFKERQKHLKPAREQIDSTLLSGELVIDEENLPKNKWVVKMGKEKFYPSDFIRWLEENQEPNKYKYLPFAIDQYYSDWKDETVVDYQIRHLEENHAEYRNLLKEYKEGILLFDVTDKMVWSKAMTDTAGLEAFFERNQSDYTWQQRVEAEVYSPKNKAIATQVKEMLAEGIPPDSLTGLLNLEDPINLGYTYGKFEQGDNEVVDKVQWTKGVHETEEDGKHYIVRIQEVLPPQPKELKEIRGMVIADYQDFLEEQWIQELKQKYPVTINEKVLSKLF
- a CDS encoding peptidylprolyl isomerase, whose protein sequence is MKKTGLIGLLLIISSVAFAQEKPRKGEVLDKVIAVVGTELILKSDIEAQMHQVELPEGLTEGEARCQLLNDLMQQKMLLNRANIDSLEVSEEQVSDEINDRINYFVSQIGSESALEEYYGKSIPEIREEFYDPIHEQLLIQMMQQKVIANTRITPSEVKAFYNNLPKDSLPFLSATVEAGELVRYPEPTAAEKEAAKNRLQELRDRIVKGESFETLAVLYSDDDGTAAKKGVVGAVKRDDLQPEYSAVAFRLSKDSVSQIVETQYGYHIIQLIERRGDIINTRHILIRPKITEEAREKTRQFLDSIRHQIVHDTLTFAQAATLYSQRSETRNNAGMLSDPASGASRLPVDKLDKSLFNVVDTMKAGEVSKPVAYQTVDNRLAYRLIYLKDKTPPHKANLKDDYQQIQEFALENKKIDRLMEWVEEYIPRTYVRVDSDYSHCEELQYWMKE